The genomic region TGTGGACTTGCGGGTCGTCTGAAGGCGCGGCCCGCCATCGACCTGGAGATTCGACGGCGCCCCCTCCGTTGTTCGCGGGAGGGGGCGCTGCTGTGTTGAAACGGCTTGAAGGTGGTGTCGAGGAACTCGCACGCCGTGCAGGGATCTCGGGAGTGTCCGGGCGTGTGGTTCTGGCTTGCGGTCTGGTGCTTGCACTTGGAGTGGGGTTGGCGCTGGCTCGCTGGATGCCAGCACGCGCCGACACCGATGCATCGACGGCTATCCTGTCCTCTGAAGGGCCGTCGAGCAGCGCGACGGCCACGTCATCCATTCAGACGAGTGAGCCAGTTGCCGCGTGGGTACACATCGCCGGTGCGGTCAGGCGTCCAGGGCTGTACTCACTGCAGGCGGGTGACCGGGTTCAGGCTGCGGTCGATGCCGCCGGCGGGCTTCTCGGGAATGCCGCTCCGGAGGCGGTCAACCTGGCCCGGGTCATCCAAGACGGGGAGCAGATCCTAGTCCCCACCGCCGACGAGTACGCGCAGGGCTCCGGCGCAGCATCGACGGCCGGGGGCGCCGCACCCACGCCGGCGGGGTCGATGCTTGATATCAATAGTGCGACCGCAGAGCAGTTGGACGGGCTACCCGGCGTCGGGCCGGCCACCGCCACGAAGATCGTGGCCGAGCGGGAGACCAACGGGCCGTTCAGTTCAGTCGAGGACTTGGGTAGGGTTGCCGGTATCGGGCCCAAGAAGCTTGCCGATCTGGCGCCGCTGATCCGTGTGCACTGAGGACGCGAAGATTCGGCCGTTTCGGCCCTCGATATCGCCTCTCGTGTGGGTGGCGCTGACGCTGTGGGGCGGAATCTGGGTGGGCCAGTGGTTGCAGTGGGAGGCCTACTGCGGACGCCCACTGCCTGTGGAATGGGTGGTGTTGTGTGCCGCCCTGCTGGTTCCGGTTGTGGCCATGCTGGTACGCACTGGGCGCTTGGTTGCGGTCGTGTGCGTACTTGCCTTGTTCGCAGGAGCGACCCTGGGTTGGCTGCAGTGGGGCGTCTGGGCGCGTGGGGCAGCCATGCTTTCGGCTTCAGCGCCTACTCAGTTCCAAGTCGAGGTTCTCGGAGACGAGTCCGTCTCCGACTTCGGCTCCAGTTCTGAGTGTCGGCTGCTCACCGGCGCCGCACGAGGTGCCCGTGTGGTCATGCAGTGGCCGGAAGGCGCGGTGCCGCCCCTGGGATCCTCAGTGAGTGCATACGGCCACTTCAAGGCCGCGCCTGTAGACGCACGCGGCGCACGCCTGTCTCGGGATTGTGCGGTCGGATACGTCCGAGCTCGTGCACTGCGAGAGGTGACGTGGGCGCCGACTATCCGCGGCGCGCTGGGCCCACTGCGACTCTGGGCGTCCCGTAAGCTGGGAGAGGTGCCGGGAGCAGGCGGTGCACTGCTCGCAGGCGTCGTGCTGGGAGATCGGAGACGTCTCGCTGGGACTGAGGCCGATACGGACTTCCGGACGACCGGGTTGACCCACGTGGTTGCCGTGTCAGGCAGCCACTTGGTTGTCGTAGCAGCTGTGGCGGGGTGGTTGCTCGGGATGGCCGGGTTGGGTCGCGTCCCGCGTGGTCTTGGCGTCGCGCTGGTGGTCGGGGCATACGTGGTGCTCTCGGGGGTGCAGCCGTCAGCGGTGCGTGCGTGGGTGATGGCGGTGTCTGCGGCCACTGCATGGGCGGTGGGCAGGCGCACTGATGGAGGCTCGGTGCTTGCGGTCGCTGCAGGCGGGATACTGCTGACCGCACCGAGCGCCGCATTCGACCTTGGCTTCCAGCTCTCAGTGGCTGCCGTCGCGGGTCTCGTCTTCCTCGGGAGACTGGTTGAGGAGTGGGCGTGCGTGGTCACCGGTCGACGGCTTGAGTGGCTTGCCGCACCCGTCGCTTTGACCCTCGCGGCCACCCTTGCGACCGCTCCGATCACGGTCGGGGTGTTCGGCATGCTCTCTCTCGTGTCGCCTTTGGCGAACGTTATCGTCGGCCCCTTGGTCTCGGGAGCCTTGGTGGGTGGACTCCTGGCTCTCGCGGGAAGTGCGCTGTCAGGCGCCCTCGGTGCGGCCCTCCTGAAGCTTGCGTCGCTGCCTGCCCATCTCTCGGTTTGGGTGGCGCACAGATTGGCATCATTACCGTTCGCTGCCGTTGCCACCGCAATGCCGTGGACCGCCTCGGCCGCTTGTCTGTGCGCTGCAGCTCTCGTCTGGGCGATCTGGCCCTCGCCGACACGATTCAGGGCACGGGTCGCAGCCGCCTGCATCGGGGTCGCTTGCGTCGGCTTGGCGATCGGCCCACCCGCGCCTCGAGGTTTGAGCATCACGATGCTCGACGTCGGTCAGGGCGACGCGATCCTTCTGAGAGACGGCGGCAGGTCGCTCCTGGTGGACGCGGGTCCTTCCTCCGGGGCGATGAGGGAGGGGATCGCGCGCGCCGGCGTGCGCCGGTTGGACGCGCTGGTGGTCACGCACCTTCATGCAGATCATTACGGCGGGATGGGCGGTCTTGCGGGCGTCGTCGATGTCGGGGCGGTGTTCGCTCCGGAAGGCGCACTCGATGCACCTTCTGACTTCTCGATGGCCGCCGCCGAACTCGTCGGCGAGGATGATGTCTCGACGCTTCGAGCAGGTCGCGAGCTTGTGCTCGGTGCGACCACTGTCCGTGTGCTGTGGCCCATGGATTCAGTGGACGACCCCGCCGAGAACTCGGCTAGCGTGGTGCTGCTCGTGCGACGCGGAACCTTCGAGTGTGTGCTCACGGGCGATGCAGAGTCTGACGTGCTCGATACGCTGGTGGGTTCGGCGGCCATCGGCGATGTGGATGTGCTGAAGGTGGGTCACCATGGCAGCAGGGGAGCCGCAAGTCCGGAGAGCCTGCGCATCATGTCGCCGCTTGTGGCGCTGATCAGCGTTGGTGCGGGAAACCGATTCGGTCACCCAACGCCGGAGATGCTCAGCCTGCTGCAGGCGGCCCACGCGCGCATCATTCGCACCGACGAGTCAGGCGACGTCACTCTCCACATCGCGGACGATGGCACATTCTCGGTGACCGCGGACGGCCGGCGTGCGAACGGCGCGGCGCATCTCTTCCGCCGCGTCATCGGTGCCCCAATCGACCCGCTCTGTGCGAAACTGATTGACGTCTGTAATGCGCCGTATGCACCCCCGACGACCGGAGTCCCGCCCCGTGGCAAACGAACTCAAAGACTATCGGCCGGTGTATCTGTTCATCAGCGAACAAGAGCTCCTCCTCGACAGGGAGTTGTACAAGCTCAAGCGGGATGTCGGCAAGCTGGCCGATCTCGATTTCAACTCAGAGATGTTCGACGGTGAGAACGCGAGCGGTGACGACATCGTCGCCGCCTGCAATACGCTCCCGTTCGCATCGGAGCGCCGTTTGGTTGTGGTACGGAACGTTGAGAAGCTCAACAAGGATGACGCTGAAGCGCTGGTTACGTACGTGCAAAGCCCCGCCGAGTCGACCATCCTCGCTCTCGCCGCCAAGAAGCTGGCAAAGAACACTCGTTTGTACAAGGCCGCCGAGAAGTCCGGTTCACTCGTGGTCAAGACCGCACCCAAAGCCTCTGAGCTACCCGCCGAAGTCCAGAGCATGTTCAGCAAGCGCGGTCGAACCATCACACGAGACGGCGCAGAGCTCCTGGTCCGCTCGGTCGGGCAGGATTTGTGGCGTCTGTCCGCAGAGGTGGATAAGGCCGTCGCCTTCGTCGGCAATCGAAAAGAGGTGTCTGCGAGCGACATCGAGCAGATCACGGCGACCACGGCTGCCACATCGGTGTTCGAACTCGGTGCTGCGCTCGGTGATAGGGATGCCGCTCGCGCTTTGCGGTTGCTGGACCGGCTGGTTGGAGATGGCGAGTCCGTATATGGGATTCACGCCATGGCCCTTCGCCAGATCCGTGACCTGATCGCTGCTCGTGCGCTTCTCGATCGTGGCGAGGGGAGCACTGCTTCTATCGCGGCGGCCTTAGGGCGACCGGACTGGCAGGTGCGCAACCTGCCGCGGCAGGCCAAGAACTACTCGTCCGATGAGTTGGTTGGCGCGCTCAGGGCCGCCTGCGAGTCCGAGGCACAAATGAAAACGAGCCGGGATGCCCGACTCGTTTTCGAATGCTGGATTGTGAAGGTGTGCAGCTAGGCAGCGACGCCGTTGGCAGCCTTCATGATGCCGGACTTGCGGTTGGCTGCCTGCGAGGCGTGAATGACGCCCTTGCTGGCGGCCTTGTCGAGCAGGCGCGACGCGGTGAGTGCTGCGGCCTTGGCGGCGTCAGCGTCTCCGGCCTCAACCGCGGCGTGAACCTTCTTAATCGCGGTCTTGAGTTCGGACTTCACAGCGCGATTACGCTGGTGCGCCTTCTCGTTGGTCAGGACGCGCTTCTTCTGGCTCTTAATGTTTGCCACGTGGGTCTTCCTCCGTTAACGACTAGCGATGGTGCCCGTCGCAGTGGGGTGCGATGAACCACGAGAGTCTAGCACACGCCGTCGGGCGTCGCCAATCGGCTCTTCGTATGCGATATCTCCCCAAGAGCCCTCGCGCTTGCTACACTCAACCGCTATGACTGAAGCCTCCCACATCCGCAACTTCTCTATCATCGCGCACATCGACCACGGCAAGTCGACTCTGGCTGATCGCATCCTCGAGTTGACCCACACGGTCGAGTCCCGCGACATGATGGAGCAGGTCCTCGACTCGATGGATATCGAGCGTGAGCGCGGCATCACGATCAAGGCACAGGCCGTCCGGGTCATGTACGACGCCGACGACGGTCAGACCTACCAGCTCAACCTTATCGACACCCCCGGGCACGTCGACTTCACCTACGAGGTGAGCCGCTCGCTAGAGGCGTGCGAGGGAGTCATCCTCGTCGTCGACGCAACTCAGGGCGTCGAAGCCCAGACTGTCGCTAACGCGCTCATGGCGATGAATGCGCACCTGGAGATAATCCCGCTCATCAACAAGATCGACCTTCCTGCCGCCGATCCCGAGCGAGTGCGCCACGAGATCGAAGAGGGCCTCGCGGTGCCTGCCGATGAAGCCGTGCTGGCATCCGGCAAGACGGGCGAAGGTGTGCGTGACGCACTTGAAGCGGTTGTCCGACACGTGCCCGCACCTGTAGGCCATGCTGACGCTCCGCTGACGGCACTCATCTTCGACAGCTACTTCGACGCGTATCGCGGAGTGGTCGCCCTCGTGCGCGTGTTCGATGGATCCGTGAGCAAGGGGCTCAAGGTCCGACTCATGGCCACAGACGTCGTCACCGACGTCGAGGAGGTCGGAGTACGGCGGCCGGCAAACGTGCCGGTCGACGAGCTCACGGTCGGAGAGGTCGGCTACCTCATCACCGGCCTGAAGGACCCGGCTCTGGTCAAGGTCGGCGACACCGTGACGCTGGCAAGGGGCGGCGCTACCGAGCAGCTGCCCGGCTACCGCGAAGTCAAGCCGATGGTCTTCACCGGGCTGTTTCCCATCGACGGTGACCAGTATCCGGAGCTTCGCGATGCTCTCGACAAGCTGACACTCAACGATCCCGCGCTCATCTACGAGCCCGAGTCGAGTCACGCGTTGGGGTTCGGGTTCCGTGTCGGCTTCCTAGGGTTGCTGCATATGGAAGTCATAAAGGAGCGGCTCGAGCGCGAATTCGACCTCGATCTCCTCGCAACCGCACCCTCGGTCGAGTACCACGCGTACCTCACTAACGGCAGTGAAATAGTCATCCACTCACCGCAAGACATGCCCGAGCCATCGAAGCTCGATCGCGTGGAGGAGCCGTTCCTCAAGACGACGGTCATCGTTCCGCCGGATTACGTGGGCGCAGTCATGGACCTCTCCATCTCACGACGCGCCACCTTCATCGACATGCAGTACCTCTCCAAGACGACGGTTGAGTTGCACTACGAGATGCCGCTGTCCGAGCTGATCATGGACTTCTTCGACCAGCTCAAGAGCCGCACAAAGGGCTATGCATCCCTCGACTACGAACCCATCGGCTATCGTCCGGGCAACATGGTTAAGCTCGACATCCTGCTTGCCGGCAAGCCCGTCGACGCCCTGTCGTTCATCGTGCACAAGGACAAGGCCTACGACCGCGGCAAGATGCTGACCGAGAAGCTCAAGACGATCATTCCGCGCCAGATGTTCGAGGTGCCCATCCAGGCTGCGATTGGAGCCAAGATCCTGGCTCGAGAGACCGTGCGCGCTATGCGCAAGGACGTCATCGCGAAGTGCTACGGCGGTGACATATCGCGGAAGCGCAAGCTGCTTGAGAAGCAGAAGAAGGGCAAGAAGCGGATGAAGAACATCGGCTCTGTCGAGGTTCCTCAAGAGGCTTTCATGGCTATCCTGAAGGTCGACGAATAGGCGCGCTCGCGCCGCCAACCGCGATGAAGCAGGTCAACGCCATCCTCGCCGAGAACCCGGTGCTGCTCGCGCCGATGGCTGGTGTCACCGAGGCGCCCTTTCGCAGAATCTGCAAGCGGATGGGTGCAGGGCTCACGTACACCGAGATGATCAGCGCGAAGGGGTTGCACTACAACCCGGACTCCCGTGTCGCCCGGGCGATGCTGACGTTCGATCCGGATGAGACGCCATGCGCGGTGCAGATCTTCGGTGCTGAGCCGGAGATGATGGCCGCTCAGGCCGCCAACATCGTGTCGTGGTACGGCGGCGACGTGGCGCTGATCGACATCAACATGGGGTGCCCGGTGACCAAGGTCATCGCGAAGGGCNNNNNNNNNNGCTCATGAAAGACCCACCGCTTGCAGCCGAGATCGTGCGCTCGGTCGTTGGAGCTGTCGGAGACATCCCGGTCACCGCCAAGTTCCGCTCGGGGTGGGACTCGGACAGCATCAATGCGGTCGAGTTCGCGCAGGCGCTTGTGGACGCCGGTGTGTCGGCGGTCGCCGTGCACGGTCGCACTCGCGGGCAGTTCTACCGGGGTCGCGCTGACTGGTCGGTCATCTCGGCGGTCAAGCAGGCGGTGCCGGTGCCGGTCATCGGCAGCGGCGACGTGCTGACGGCCGAGGATGTTGTGGCCATGATGGAAGACACTGGCGCCGACGGCGTCATGGTCGCCCGCGGTGCGCAGGGCAACCCGTGGATCTTCCGCGAGGCCGCGTCGCTGCTGGCAGGGCATGAACCTGTGGCCCGGCCGACGCCGTTCGAACGCATCGCTGTGGCACGGGAGCACGGGCATGCGCTCGTGGCTTTCGGCGGTGAGGGAGCATTCAATCGGATGCGAAAGCACGTTGCCTGGTACCTGGTTGACATGCCCGGCGCAACGTACGCCCGGGCGCGGGGATTCGAATGCGGCAGTGTCGCCGAGCTCGACGCAATGCTCGATGAGTACGAGGCGTTTCTGCGGCGCGCATGCCCTCAGATCGACCCGCGCGTTCCTTCGATGAGTGACGGGGCGCGATCGTGACCGACCCACTGTATAGCGATATCGATGGCCCCACGCTACCCGCGCACTTCTACATCCACATCCCGTTCTGCGCCTCGAAGTGCTCATACTGCGATTTCGCCAGTGTTGCCAGACCGTCCGAGGACGTCGTCCGGGGCGTGTTCAGCGGCATCCGCTCGCAGCTTCGTCGCTGGTCGTTGGCGAGCCTTGACGGGGTGGTCGACACGGTCTATTTCGGTGGCGGCACGCCGTCGCGCTATCCCGAGCAGGTCACGCGCGTTCTTGCGTACATGCGCGAGCACATCAGCGTTCGATCAGGGGCGGAGATCACCGTTGAAGCCAACCCGGACTCGCTTGACGCTGAATCGGTCGGGGTGTTCGCGGCTGCAGGTGTGACCAGAATCAGCGTCGGGGCCCAATCGTTTGACGACAGCGTGCTTCGGGTGCTCGGCAGGCGCCACGACACGCAGGCTGCGTGGGACGCGTGCCGAGCGGTGCAGGATGCGGGGCTTGATCTGTCTGTGGACCTCATCTGCGGCGTGCCGGGGCAGAGCGTCACGTCATGGTCGGAATCCCTTGCACGCGCTCTCCAGACGGGCGCCGGCCATGCGTCGATCTATCCGCTCTCCGTTGAGGAGGGGACTCCGCTTGCCGTCGCGATCGATACCGGCCTGCTCGACGAGCCGGATCCAGACATGGCAGCCGAGATGATGGTCATGGCTGAGTCGGCACTGGGCTATCTGGGTCTGTCTCGCTACGAGGTTGCGAACTACGCCGAGGATGATGAGCACCGATCGAGGCACAACCTGGCGTACTGGACTGGCAGGACGTATGCAGGCATCGGCCCGGCAGCTCACGGCATGCTCGACGTGGAGACGGCGCGCACGGTGGGTCTTCTGGACTTCGGCGCGACGGACGTGGCCCGAGTTCGATACGCCAACGCGAACAACACCGAGGAATGGCTTGTTGGCCAAGGAGACTCGGTGGAGACCCTGACCGCGGCACAGGTTGCCCGCGAAGACGTGATGCTCGGTCTGCGCCTGGTCAGAGGCGTTCCCGCCGAGCAGGTCGAGGCGGCTGGCCTGGCCGGGGTGCTCACTGCGTTGGCCGACGACGGACTCGTCGAGCTCGTTAACGATGACAGCTCCCGCCCGGGCCCTCACTGGCGTACGACGCAACGCGGCTGGCTGCTCGGCAATCAGGTCTTCTCCCGTGTGTGGCTTGCTGGCGAGTGACATCTCCCGCGTCGCGCGTGTCGCTGGCACTCGCTATACTTGACTGCCAATCAGTGGGTTCTGAGTAGTTTCGCAAGGGAGCAGCGTGCTCAACGACCGCAGACGACGGGTGCTTTCGGCGCTCGTCGAGGAGTACATAGCGAGCGCCACACCCGTCGGCAGCAAGACGCTGGTCGCTCGATACGAGTTGGGGTGTTCGCCCGCGACCGTGCGCAACGAGCTCTCGATCCTTGAGGAGACGGGCTTCGTTCGGCAACCGCACGTCTCGGCAGGGCGCATGCCCACCGACACCGGTTACCGCAGCTTCGTTGACGACTTGATCGAGCGCGGCGGCCCCGCTCGCAACGAAGACCCCCGTTCGGCAGCGCGCTTCGCGAACGCGTCTGAAGTCGACGATCTCATGCGCGAGACGAGCGTCGCGCTGACGCAACTCACCAACTGCCTCGCGGTCGTCTCGGCGCCGAGCGTGTCGCTCGCTCGGCTGCGCCGCATCGACCTACTTGCGCTTTCGGCACGCAGGGCGGTGTTCGTGCTCATCACCGCCTCGGGCCAGGTCGTGAACCGAACCATCGAGCTCGCCGAGAACACGGCCCCCGAGCGGCTTGCAGAGATCGAGCGCGCCATGAACGCTGCGCTCGACGGCAAGCACGCCGCAGACATCCGAACGCTGCGCGACGCTATCTCGGTAGGGAGTACGGGGCATGACGGGCTCGTTACCCTCGTGATCGACGAGATTCTCGACGCGTTGGATGAGGCCGATCGCGACCGCTTCTTCCACGTTGGAGTGCCCGCCCTGCTGGCGCAGCCCGAGTTTCACGACGCGGATCGTGCCCGCCCGCTCATCGAGTTCCTCGAGGACGGGATAGCGGTCCTTGAGGCGCTCTCAGACGCCCTTGGGACGCGCGAGATCACCGTTCGTATCGGCCACGAGAACCGCAGAGCCGAGCTCGGACAGGTGTCGATTGTTGCCATGAACTACGGAGCGGGAGACGCCGATGGTGTCGTCGGGGTCATCGGCCCGACCAGAATGAACTACCAACAGGCCATGAGCGCGGTGCGCGCGGTTTCAGACGACCTGACCGACGCACTCGGCTAGACAGTATCGATCCACCGAAAGGACTTCGCGTGCCAGCAGGTACTCAGAACTACTACGAGCTTCTCGGCGTGGAGAAGACGGCCACCCCTGAGGAGATCAAGAAGGCGTTTCGCCGCAAGGCCCGGGAGCTCCACCCCGACGTCAACAGTGCGCCCGATGCCGAGGATCGGTTCAAAGAGGTCAATGAGGCCTACGACGTGCTCTCCGATACCGGCAAACGGGAGCAGTACGACCGTTTCGGTCGCGTAGGTGGGCCGGCCGGTGGCGGTCCGGGTGGATACCAGTACGCGGACTTCGGCGACCTGTTCGGTGGCGGCGGGCTGAACATGGAAGATCTGTTCAGCGCCTTCTTCGGTGGCGTCAGAGGCGGCACCACGCGACTTGAGGGCCGCGACATGGCCATGCAGATAGTCGTCACCCTCGTCGAGGCGGCCACAGGGGTCGAGAAGGAAGTCGTGCTCGATCGGCTTGCCTCATGCGATGTGTGTGGCGGCAGTGGTTCGGCTGATGACAGTGGTGTCACCACCTGTCCGGACTGCGGTGGTATGGGCCAGCGACGTGAGCAGCGAAAGACGTTCCTGGGCACCATGCAGACGGTCGTTCCCTGCGAGCGTTGCGGCGCGACCGGACACGTCGTCGAGAATCCGTGTGAGGAGTGCCAGGGTTCGGGCCGCGTGCCCGATCGCCAGCACGTGATGGTCAACGTGCCCGCCGGCATTCGGGATGGACAGCAGATTCGCCTGCGCGGGATGGGCGAGGCGGGTATCCGCGGCGCTGCAGCAGGCGACCTGCTTATCGGAGTGCGAGTCGCCGAGGACGAGTATCTGCACCGTGATGGCGATGATCTGCATTGTCGTGCTTCGGTCACCATCGCCCAGGCAGCGCTCGGGGTCGATCTCGCGGTTCATGGGATTCTCGAGGAAAACACCGTCAAGGTGCCCGCCGGATCCCAGAACGCCGACGTGGTTCGTGTGAAGGGTCTCGGCATGCCGCGACTCAATCGTTCAGACCGCGGTGACCTGTTTGTACACATAGGGGTGGAGATCCCGCGCAAACTCACGAAGCGTCAGCGCGAGCTTCTCGAGGAGTTCGCGAAGGAGTCGGGAGAGCAGACGGCCGAGTACAAGAGCCCGGTTCAGAAGCTCAAGGACTGGCTGCACGGGTAGGCAACGATGTCGAGACACCGATTCTTCCTCATCGAAGCGGTCCCCGCCGTCTCCGACGGTGGCGTCGTTCGCATACCACTCTCAGAGTCCGACAGGCATCATGCCGTCGACGTCTTGCGCGTGCGGGTTGGCGAGGAGATCGACGTTGTCGATCCAGCGGGTAGCGTGCTGCGAGTGCGCGTTGACTCGGCGTTGGGCGGCGAGGTCCTGGGCGTGGTGGTCGGCGAGGCCCAGCCGGACCCCGAAGTGCGCACGCCGCGGGTCACGCTCGTCTTCGGGGTGTCCAAGGGATCCAAGAACGACGAGATCGTCGAAGCCGTCTGTGAGCTGGGTGTTGAGGTGGTCGTTCCGGTTCTCACAGCTCGAAGTGTCGTCAAGTACGACGCTGAGAAGCGTGCCGACCGGGGTGAACGCTGGCGGCGCATCGCGCTGGCGGCAGCGAAGCAGTCCAAGCGCACCACGATTCCGACGGTCCTCGACCCACTGAGCCTTGGCGGCGCCGGCGACCTGTTCGCCGGGTACGACGCCGTTCTCGTGGCGTGGGAAGACGCCGGATCCACGGCGCAGGGTGCCCGAGAGGCCCTGGCCTCGTTCGATTCGCTACCCGCTGACGCCAGGGTGTGCGTCGTTGTCGGACCGGAGGGGGGCTTCGCCGCCGAGGAGGTCGACAGACTCGTTGCGGGTGGTGCGCGGATCTTCACGCTCGGACCCACCGTGCTCCGTGTGGCGACTGCAGCAACGGTTGCGGTGGCGATCGTCACGCACGAGCTCGGCGGACTCGGAAACGTGAGGTGAACGGTCCCCAGGGCGGAATCGCGGTCTCGATTCGTACGCTCGGGTGCAAGGTGAACCGGGTCGAGAGCGAGGGTCTTGCCGCAGCACTCCTTGAAGACGGGTGCGTCCTCGTTGAGCCGGATGAAGCGGACGTGGTCGTGGTCAACACGTGCACCGTGACGGGCGAAGCCGACTCCAAGGCGCGCAAGGCCGTGCGCCAAGCGCTTCGGGCCGCCGGCGGGCCTGTCGTGGTAGTGACCGGATGCCTCGCTTCGGTGGACGCGTCGAGTCTCTCGGCACTTGGCGAGCGCGTCGTCGTCGAGCCGGACAAGTCACGGGTAGCACAGCGCATCCGTACCACCGTGCCTCCCGGCCGCACCTTTGCGACGGACGCAGCCGCACGGGACAC from Coriobacteriia bacterium harbors:
- the hemW gene encoding radical SAM family heme chaperone HemW codes for the protein MTDPLYSDIDGPTLPAHFYIHIPFCASKCSYCDFASVARPSEDVVRGVFSGIRSQLRRWSLASLDGVVDTVYFGGGTPSRYPEQVTRVLAYMREHISVRSGAEITVEANPDSLDAESVGVFAAAGVTRISVGAQSFDDSVLRVLGRRHDTQAAWDACRAVQDAGLDLSVDLICGVPGQSVTSWSESLARALQTGAGHASIYPLSVEEGTPLAVAIDTGLLDEPDPDMAAEMMVMAESALGYLGLSRYEVANYAEDDEHRSRHNLAYWTGRTYAGIGPAAHGMLDVETARTVGLLDFGATDVARVRYANANNTEEWLVGQGDSVETLTAAQVAREDVMLGLRLVRGVPAEQVEAAGLAGVLTALADDGLVELVNDDSSRPGPHWRTTQRGWLLGNQVFSRVWLAGE
- the holA gene encoding DNA polymerase III subunit delta, giving the protein MYLFISEQELLLDRELYKLKRDVGKLADLDFNSEMFDGENASGDDIVAACNTLPFASERRLVVVRNVEKLNKDDAEALVTYVQSPAESTILALAAKKLAKNTRLYKAAEKSGSLVVKTAPKASELPAEVQSMFSKRGRTITRDGAELLVRSVGQDLWRLSAEVDKAVAFVGNRKEVSASDIEQITATTAATSVFELGAALGDRDAARALRLLDRLVGDGESVYGIHAMALRQIRDLIAARALLDRGEGSTASIAAALGRPDWQVRNLPRQAKNYSSDELVGALRAACESEAQMKTSRDARLVFECWIVKVCS
- the dnaJ gene encoding molecular chaperone DnaJ; the protein is MPAGTQNYYELLGVEKTATPEEIKKAFRRKARELHPDVNSAPDAEDRFKEVNEAYDVLSDTGKREQYDRFGRVGGPAGGGPGGYQYADFGDLFGGGGLNMEDLFSAFFGGVRGGTTRLEGRDMAMQIVVTLVEAATGVEKEVVLDRLASCDVCGGSGSADDSGVTTCPDCGGMGQRREQRKTFLGTMQTVVPCERCGATGHVVENPCEECQGSGRVPDRQHVMVNVPAGIRDGQQIRLRGMGEAGIRGAAAGDLLIGVRVAEDEYLHRDGDDLHCRASVTIAQAALGVDLAVHGILEENTVKVPAGSQNADVVRVKGLGMPRLNRSDRGDLFVHIGVEIPRKLTKRQRELLEEFAKESGEQTAEYKSPVQKLKDWLHG
- a CDS encoding ComEA family DNA-binding protein; translated protein: MLKRLEGGVEELARRAGISGVSGRVVLACGLVLALGVGLALARWMPARADTDASTAILSSEGPSSSATATSSIQTSEPVAAWVHIAGAVRRPGLYSLQAGDRVQAAVDAAGGLLGNAAPEAVNLARVIQDGEQILVPTADEYAQGSGAASTAGGAAPTPAGSMLDINSATAEQLDGLPGVGPATATKIVAERETNGPFSSVEDLGRVAGIGPKKLADLAPLIRVH
- the rpsT gene encoding 30S ribosomal protein S20 encodes the protein MANIKSQKKRVLTNEKAHQRNRAVKSELKTAIKKVHAAVEAGDADAAKAAALTASRLLDKAASKGVIHASQAANRKSGIMKAANGVAA
- a CDS encoding DNA internalization-related competence protein ComEC/Rec2; this translates as MCTEDAKIRPFRPSISPLVWVALTLWGGIWVGQWLQWEAYCGRPLPVEWVVLCAALLVPVVAMLVRTGRLVAVVCVLALFAGATLGWLQWGVWARGAAMLSASAPTQFQVEVLGDESVSDFGSSSECRLLTGAARGARVVMQWPEGAVPPLGSSVSAYGHFKAAPVDARGARLSRDCAVGYVRARALREVTWAPTIRGALGPLRLWASRKLGEVPGAGGALLAGVVLGDRRRLAGTEADTDFRTTGLTHVVAVSGSHLVVVAAVAGWLLGMAGLGRVPRGLGVALVVGAYVVLSGVQPSAVRAWVMAVSAATAWAVGRRTDGGSVLAVAAGGILLTAPSAAFDLGFQLSVAAVAGLVFLGRLVEEWACVVTGRRLEWLAAPVALTLAATLATAPITVGVFGMLSLVSPLANVIVGPLVSGALVGGLLALAGSALSGALGAALLKLASLPAHLSVWVAHRLASLPFAAVATAMPWTASAACLCAAALVWAIWPSPTRFRARVAAACIGVACVGLAIGPPAPRGLSITMLDVGQGDAILLRDGGRSLLVDAGPSSGAMREGIARAGVRRLDALVVTHLHADHYGGMGGLAGVVDVGAVFAPEGALDAPSDFSMAAAELVGEDDVSTLRAGRELVLGATTVRVLWPMDSVDDPAENSASVVLLVRRGTFECVLTGDAESDVLDTLVGSAAIGDVDVLKVGHHGSRGAASPESLRIMSPLVALISVGAGNRFGHPTPEMLSLLQAAHARIIRTDESGDVTLHIADDGTFSVTADGRRANGAAHLFRRVIGAPIDPLCAKLIDVCNAPYAPPTTGVPPRGKRTQRLSAGVSVHQRTRAPPRQGVVQAQAGCRQAGRSRFQLRDVRR
- the hrcA gene encoding heat-inducible transcription repressor HrcA; translation: MLNDRRRRVLSALVEEYIASATPVGSKTLVARYELGCSPATVRNELSILEETGFVRQPHVSAGRMPTDTGYRSFVDDLIERGGPARNEDPRSAARFANASEVDDLMRETSVALTQLTNCLAVVSAPSVSLARLRRIDLLALSARRAVFVLITASGQVVNRTIELAENTAPERLAEIERAMNAALDGKHAADIRTLRDAISVGSTGHDGLVTLVIDEILDALDEADRDRFFHVGVPALLAQPEFHDADRARPLIEFLEDGIAVLEALSDALGTREITVRIGHENRRAELGQVSIVAMNYGAGDADGVVGVIGPTRMNYQQAMSAVRAVSDDLTDALG
- the lepA gene encoding elongation factor 4, giving the protein MTEASHIRNFSIIAHIDHGKSTLADRILELTHTVESRDMMEQVLDSMDIERERGITIKAQAVRVMYDADDGQTYQLNLIDTPGHVDFTYEVSRSLEACEGVILVVDATQGVEAQTVANALMAMNAHLEIIPLINKIDLPAADPERVRHEIEEGLAVPADEAVLASGKTGEGVRDALEAVVRHVPAPVGHADAPLTALIFDSYFDAYRGVVALVRVFDGSVSKGLKVRLMATDVVTDVEEVGVRRPANVPVDELTVGEVGYLITGLKDPALVKVGDTVTLARGGATEQLPGYREVKPMVFTGLFPIDGDQYPELRDALDKLTLNDPALIYEPESSHALGFGFRVGFLGLLHMEVIKERLEREFDLDLLATAPSVEYHAYLTNGSEIVIHSPQDMPEPSKLDRVEEPFLKTTVIVPPDYVGAVMDLSISRRATFIDMQYLSKTTVELHYEMPLSELIMDFFDQLKSRTKGYASLDYEPIGYRPGNMVKLDILLAGKPVDALSFIVHKDKAYDRGKMLTEKLKTIIPRQMFEVPIQAAIGAKILARETVRAMRKDVIAKCYGGDISRKRKLLEKQKKGKKRMKNIGSVEVPQEAFMAILKVDE